One window from the genome of Cryptococcus tetragattii IND107 chromosome 2, whole genome shotgun sequence encodes:
- a CDS encoding histone acetyltransferase type B catalytic subunit — MAETLEEWISDSNEALNLQMVRTPEDTSLLQHEEQRNADVFSPAFTYPIFGDNEKIFGYKGLNIKLHFASGSLRQYLDISYDSKLTSSTTPPDEIEGALYKFIPPDYTKSEVEFRKRVSDDAEAFKPLGEKIGSYVRPSTGRKGKGQGDRGMAAGKSLEDNEDVVVYEMYKATWSTPGFREYHRRMQIFVLLFIEGGSYVHEDEDAWEFIVLYERRKRPDSDIFTYHLVGYVSVYPFWCYPDRVRLRLSQFVILPPYQHQGHGSKLYTTLFEHMLDRSEVAELTVEDPAEAFEDLRDRNDLRFLVKEGIEKDPMLYVDIGKGKRGSRVEWEQAIRRKYKIAQRQFDRLLEMLLFRQLDKRNPDKVKAYRLHVKARLYRFNYEMLSQMTVEERKDALAKTYESVVEDYERILRMTFG; from the exons ATGGCCGAAACACTCGAGGAATGGATTAGCGACTCTAATGAGGCTTTGAACTTGCAGATGG TTCGCACCCCTGAGGATACCAGTCTCCTTCAGCACGAGGAACAGCGGAACGCTGATGTATTCAGCCCTGCATTCACATATCCAATTTTTGGCGATAATGAGAAGATATTCGGCTACAAGGGATTAAATATCAAA CTTCACTTTGCTTCAGGAAGCCTTCGACAGTACCTTGATATAAGCTATGATTCCAAACTAACATCAAGCACAACGCCCCctgatgagattgaaggGGCTCTTTATAAATTCATCCCGCCAGACTATACCAAATCAGAGGTTGAATTCCGAAAGAGAGTTTCTGATGACGCGGAGGCATTCAAGCCGCTAGGTGAGAAAATCGGATCGTATGTTCGTCCCTCAACCGGAAGAAAGGGCAAAGGCCAAGGAGACAGGGGAATGGCGGCCGGGAAAAGTCTCGAGGATAATGAAGATGTAGTGGTGTACGAAATGTACAAG GCGACATGGAGTACCCCTGGATTCCGAGAATATCACCGTAGAATGCAGatcttcgtccttcttttcatcgAAGGCGGAAGTTACGTACAT gaagacgaggacgCCTGGGAATTCATTGTCCTTTACGAACGCCGCAAAAGACCGGACTCTGACATCTTCACCTATCATCTCGTTGGTTACGTTTCTGTCTACCCATTTTGGTGTTATCCGGACCGCGTAAGGTTACGTCTGAGCCAGTTTGTCATTTTGCCCCCTTATCAACATCAGGGCCACGGCT CCAAGTTGTACACCACACTCTTTGAACATATGCTCGATCGGAGTGAAGTTGCCGAACTTACTGTAGAAGATCCTGCTGAGGCCTTTGAGGATCTGAGAGATAGAAACGACCTAAGGTTTCTAGTGAAAGAGGGGATTGAAAAAGATCCAATGCTATATGTTGATATCGGGAAAGGCAAACGCGGGTCAAGAGTAGAATGGGAGCAAGCTATCCGTAGGAAGTACAAGATAGCACAAAGACAGTTCGACAGGTTGCTGGAAATGCTGTTATTTCGACAGCTAGACAAGAGAAACCCTGACAAGGTCAAAGCGTACAGATTACATGTCAAAGCTAGACTTTATCGATTCAATTAT GAGATGCTATCGCAGATGACCgttgaagagagaaaggacGCGTTGGCTAAGACTTATGAGTCTGTTGTGGAGGATTATGAGCGCATCCTGAGAATGACCTTCGGCTGA